A region of the Brachyhypopomus gauderio isolate BG-103 chromosome 11, BGAUD_0.2, whole genome shotgun sequence genome:
GGACATTCACACGTCCAGACATTTTTGTGAGCTTCATGCCAGAGTACATCCAGTTACTCACGTACACCACGACAACGTTCAGTTGGATAGCAACATATTGTATGTTAAATAATGCAAGAAGTTGTTTTCATGATCCAGAAGCCCTCGGACCATGCCCCtggtattttaaataaataaggagaaatTGGGACGGTCAACTGTCACATGATTTATGCATGTCTCTTTCACTTAGTTTCTATAGGCAAGGCCAAACTTCCGTGATTTCTATTTTATACTGTGCCCTCGTACAAGGAATTTTAAATTAAAGAAACAGGGCAGAAGTCTtttatcagctgtgcaagcaaagtgtttCTGAAGTTCTTGGACAGGAAACAGTTTATGCTAGGAAAAAGTAGATGTATAAATCACGACATTTCACTGGGTTCAAAAGTTTAAAGAATGTAGAAGTTCTTTTTCTTTGAGTTTCCTAATGATTGTAGTCATAGCAACAAATGCAAACAGGTTAACGCAATGTGCATTATAACACTGCCAGTGGAAACGACAGATCCTTAATTTTGATGCTGAAAAAACGATCATCAAGCCTTCTCATATATGCACACCGAAATACTTAGCGTGCCAAACTACATGATTTCTATTATTTAAAGAGTGACGGCTAGAATATGGCTTACTCAAGTTGAGCTTGCGGATAAACATGAACTAAGCGAAATTACATCCTCAATCCACGTCAGAGGGAGTGAACTATACTCACAGTACAAGCCCGTTTATATCCTGGTTTAACAAAGGTTATAAACCCTGGACCGTTTCCATGACATCATTGAAAAGACCACAAATCAGCCAGTATGAAGGCTGTGAGCGCCACCTGGCGTTTGAGGACGGCCAGTGCACTTTCTCCCCATGCTACACGTGTCACGGAGCGCGAGGCACAAACGCAGCAGGCATTCAAAATAGCTGGACCAGTGTTGGCCATGTAACCCTTCTGTGGGGATCAGTAAGTAATACGGCATAGGCTGTATTACTAAATGAAGTATGTTGCGCATGCCCTTTGCAAACACAGTATTGTTTTTACGATGCGTCTGTTCTATTCGAAAACTTCCCCAGCCAATCTGGACCGAGCCCTCGCATTTTGCCCCACCTACAAACTCCTTTCCCCACCTCTCACCGTTTGCAGTGGGCAAATGGGTTTTTTTGCATAATTGAACCTCCGGAATCGGAATTATGAAGAGGAATGTGGTGGCTGACGAGGTAGGACAACCTCTGGATGTTTAGACGCGGTGTGATTGGAGACGGTCGCTCGGACTCCCAGAGAATTTGAGGTTTGCGCGTAGATCCAGGAATGATACGCTGTAGGTGCCATTCTTACATTTCTTACAGGGCATGAATGCCAAAGTTAGCACTTAAGTTAGCTAAGGAGCGTCCGTCATATGCGTTTCCCTGGATCTAGAAGACAATTAGTCACGGACTCTGCATTTTAAAATAGCTGTGCACAAATACAATGTGTGCACTGCCGTGGATTATAACCCCGTAACATCGCTGCGGCATTGACAGTTGGTGCACTGGGCTTCGCGCACGAGCGAGTCCGCACGAGCGTCTCGTTCACCAGGCGGCGGGTTGCTCGCACGATGACGGGACGACGGAGCTGCGTGAATTCGCTGTGGTCGGGCAGCGAGCGGGTTCGCATTGGAGAGCGGCTGAAAGCCACGCTGGCCGGGATCATGGAGCTGGACCTTCTGCGAGAGCGGCAGCTGGAGCTGATTGATGCGGTGCTGGACGAGACGGGGAACGTCGTGGACGTCGCCGCTCAACAGGAGGAGGCGAACCTCGAGAGCGCTGCCGACGACGGTGCCGCAACATCCCGCAGGCAACAGGTCAGCAGGGACGCGGGTTATGGATCGCGGATGGAACGTGGTGTTCTCTCGTAATACTCAAACACAGGCACGCGCAACGCCGATATATTGCGTCATTTAACAAACCTATTGGTGACCATGACGTCAATCAACGAATTACACTGTGACCTGGTCAGGGCGCCgctatttacattttaaagcTCGCACACGCCTTGTCCACCAGTCCCACATCCATAACGTGCCGTGGTTGAGTAATGGTGTATTGGGCCACAGTATGTGTTGATTTTACCACCATAAAAATGAAATGTCCTAAGAGGTGGGTGTCGGAAGCCAACGCATGATcagggtttgtttgtttgtttatgtgtggtCAGGTGCTGAGGATAGGGGTATTATGGAAACTTGAATGTTCTAGTCAGCTGATGTGGAAAGGTGAGCTCTTGTCCAGGTATAAATGGTCTTTCAGTGGAGTTGTAGGTCTTTTCCAGGTATGGTGAGCATGTGCGTGTAAGGGGAGAAGACTGGGGGGGAAGTGCTTCTTTGAATTGACAATGGGGTTAAGGTTGGTTTGTGCCAGTGTAATGAGATGAGACGCTGTGTAAATGAAACAGATGTCGCAGAGAAGCgcacagcacacaccacacagtccGAACACTCCTCTGAACAGAGTTTCTGTTGTATAAGGAAATGTATATTTTCCCTCACAGTTCTTGTTACAGCTCAGGCCACAGCAGAAACATCCAAGCTTGCATCCAGAATGATCCTGTATCTGTCACATTGTACTTTGTTTAGGGATTAACAACTTGATTTGGACGCTCAAACATCACACAGCTAACATGCCAGAGGCATAAACAGCCATTTGTATGTATTGTCTCTAAGAACACATGTATGAGCTCATGATCTAAAGgctctgttaaaaaaaaaatactcagACCAGATTGACTAATATAGTTAAAACAGTGTGTAGCTACGAGTTACAGTAATATAATATGAAACCAAATGTGTTAGTCATCATAGGGCTCTGTTTGTTGCATTTCCGCCAACGCGTCCTCCATTTGCATAAACAGCACATGTTGAAATGATTCCGCTTCCCGCGTCACAGATATCACCTCTTTGCTGCTAGCCACAGAGGGAGTGTCAGAAAAAGTGGCTGCTGGACAGGGAGATgaaaggatggagggatggaggttGAGAGCAGTGCATGTAGGTGCTGGTTTAACCCTGAATGGGTTCAGTGTGGGGGACATGGGGACTAATCAGGGACATCCTGTGTCAGTAATATGAGTGTATCCGTGCATGCTCTAATAGGAGAGATCACACTGAGGAAACACCTACTTATTCTGATTTTTTGTCCATCTGCATCATTAACCTCTTCCGGTGTGCCTGACTGCTCATTAGTGGATTGACTGGTATCTGGACGAGGGCCAACTCTCCCGTGACGGCGCTCTAAAGACCCTATCAGGTTCCTCCGAGACAGGCGCGTTCTGCTTATCCCCTGACCTGGTCTCCTCATGTAATCAAATAAAACGTAACTTCATACGTTAATAATGCACACATGTGCATTATCAAATGTATTTCATACATACTAGGATGCTGTAATgtgtttcattttctttttgtgtgagtgtgcgtgtgtgtgttatgtaggtGGGTGGATATacatgcttttattttttatttattagaaTATGATTTTAAAGTGTTTGGTATACACAACAATTCCCAGGAGTACTCTATACATGTTACATGTGTATATCAAGTTTTATGAAAGAAAACCACAGTATATTCTGTCAGAGAAGGAATATTCCAGCTGAGACGGAGTTAAATATTGCTGCTGAATTGGTTGTGTGGgcgaagtgagggagagagagaaggacagagggagggggagagagagagagagagagagagagagagagagagagagagagagagagagagggagagatagcaGGAGAGCTCAACAGTACTCTGAACTGAAGTGGGGGTGGTAGTCATATCCAGGAGTGTTGTGtgcaagtttgtgtgtgtgtgtgctgggggttTAAAATGCCTCCTTCATGCTGTTTCTCTCACTAGGCAACCCATCCCCCGCTTTCttactttctttctctctcccactgactcactctctctttccttgcCATCAATCTCTATCTGTACCCCCTCACTGATTCTTTAACCTTCATCTCTCcgctgctctctctcttcctctccctctctattttTCTCACGCTCAttcttttctgtgtttttcCTCCTGTATATTTTTGGTGGCAGAAGGGAATTATGGGTAATCTGCTGGAGCACAGATAAGCCTGGTCAAAGTTTCTTCaaacccccctcaccccccactccccttcctctcctccactcttctTTGTTTCGTcatctgtctctccctcgcCATTCTTTCGTTACGAACTTCCCCATCCCCCAAGTTTGCCATGAGTCACctgcattgtgtgtgtaaaagtcagaacagaggagaagaggattgATCGGAGCTAATGGGGATGTAGACAAAAGTCTGTAGTCTGAGAGAGAGCATTTAAATGACGTCTGGAAGATCCTTTGTTGAAGGAAGGCTGACCTGTAAAATAACGGATTGACAGCACTCCCAATAAGAGGCCTCAGAGGTGGCAGATGCAGTGTAGTCAGTGCACACACTACATCCAGTTACAGTAAGGAGTTAATGACATGCCCCTGGAGAACTATTTTGGATCACTGCTTTGTAAACATAAGCATCTCTGATGTGCACCCTGTAATTACTGCCCGACCTGTTTAAACGTGCACTGCTGTGCCCATTTGCTTTCTGGCTCCTCATCCCAGGTTCCTCCAGCCGCAGACATTGTGCCACCTGTCCCCGGGGTAGGAGAGGGCATGGCCTCACGCTGGTCCACTCTCTCCTGGGACGTCCCATCCGAACTTCTCTCGCCTCCCACTCCAGAACCTGTCAGCGGCAGTCCTCTGGACTGCGACTCCAGACCTAGCTCAGGTAACGCAGTACATGCTGAACTTCAAGGGTTTCAAAGAAATAAAAGGAGGCCCATTTGTCTGAGGAAGCTTCTGTGGGAGGgaaaaagtgttttaaaatgttctttGAAAATGGCTCCCTGCACCCTCATAGTCTGTGAAGTATCCCCCATGAATGCATAAGGGTAGGTTCTTCAAAGACCACTCCCTTCCTTGTGAGGATTTGCTGATGGACTTTGTTCCACCGTTCTGTTCCTCTTGATTGATTATTTATTGAGGATTACTTGTCCACACCTGGTGCTTTCTGGTATTCCTTTGTTCAGAAATTTCACACATAAATAAAGAACTTTGGTTAAAATATGTTTATTCAGTTGGGTATTCAGTTGGGTAATGCTACAATAATTCTATTTGTCCCATGTAAAACTACTTGTCCCATGAAATTAGGTCGATACAAAAACGGTAATAAATCAACTCATAGGTTTATATTTTTGTAGCTACTTGAAAAGAATGCATTCACTGTTTACTTTCCACTTAAATCTTATATTTCTGGTTGAATATCCTGTTGAGCCTTTGGCAAACATTAACCTGAACTTTTTGCTTTTTCTTTAATGCCTCTCCTCAGACGTTCATGAAAGCGCTCTTTTGTTTGATCTATGTTCAAAaaaccctccccctctctttctgctCTCCTTTCTTCAGGTTTTTACTCTGTCAGCGGGAGCTCTCTGTCAGACTCCTGTTACTCAGTGGCCAGTGAGGCCGCCCCTGGAGGGCCTGTTAAGGTGGGGGGAACCTGCAGGCCTCTCTCACTGGACCATAGCACCACTCCGTGGAGGGAGGCAGACCAGCTGAATGCACAGACGTCAGAGGGAATGGTCCAAAAAGCAGAGAGGCGGCCTGCTTCCACTGGTAGGAGGCAATTTATTAATCACTGCTAATATCAATACATTAAATGCTGTGTGCCCCAAGGTGCTATGTCTGACCTTGCTGATAAATACTACTTTCATTTTCCGATTGATAAATGTATAACTTGGTCTCTTCAATCCTTTATGAACAGGTGAACTAGAAATCGATGGTCTTATGTTTCTGACTGGCATCTGCTCTAGCCTGGGACCAGCACAGAAGGGGACTGTGTcttccacacccaccaccaatACACAGCTTCAGTTGGACCCCAAATTCTGCTCTGACCTGGTGTCTCGGAAAACAAAAGAGGTGTACCCTTACCCCAGTCCCCTCCACGCCGTGGCCCTGCAGAGTCCTTTATTCACGTCCTGCCGGGACCCGTCCCCCATCCGCCGCTCGCCCAGTCCAGAGGGACACCAGTCTGAGGAGACGGAACCCGGACAGACCTCCGTCAGGACGcagcctccaccttctccatctctcactcagTTGGAGCAGTACATAACCAAATTAGTCCACCAGTACCACAGCAGGGTGGCCACCGAGATGTCCAGTCGGGCTTCTCTAAAGATGGCTGCAGGCCTAAGCCTTGATGGAGGCCACCCAAGGAGCGCTTCCTCCTCCAGCCTGACAGGGGGCAGTGCAACACCCTGCAAGTCATTGTTGGGCAACTCTGCCAGAGTTAGTCTGAGTAACGCTAGTAAGAAAGCTAATCGGAACTCTATCAATCTGGGAAACTTGCCGTCCGTCACTGGGGAGGATTTCAACATTAGCTTTCATCTCAACTTAAATTTGAACCTAAATCCAAACCTGAATAAAACGCTGAATTTCGATGCTAAAAACCTAAAAGAGCAGGTGTCTGGGTCCTGCGGACATCTTAGCACCAACGTGATCACTCCGACCGCCTCCCCTTCTTCATCTTCAAACACGGTCACCAACACTCCGAACTGGAGGAGCAGGCCAAGGATCTCCACCTGCCCGTCCACAGTCAGCCATCGCGGGTCACTGGAGATCACCGGAAAGACCTTTTGTCCTCTCAACTTCTCCAAGTCACTGGACTGGAGCGGGGCTCCTCGGGAGGACGCGGAAGGCTGTCCCCCTTCAAAAGCCTCTGAAAGTCCCGCAAAACTCAGTGAGGACTCGCCAGTGGTGTGCGAGATCTCGCGTGTGTCTGGGCTGCCCAGGTCAGTGGTGGTAGGACTGATGGAGGAGGGCGTGGAGCTAGATGCGGAGTGCTTCCGgaacgagagggagagaggtgaagGGTCAGCGTCCCCGTGCAATGCTCCCACACCTCGCTCCTCTCGTACCTCTGTTCATATGACATACGGAGCTGATCGGCCTAGTTTGTACTCAAGCTCGGCGGCATCAAACCCATGGTCAGGAGG
Encoded here:
- the LOC143526769 gene encoding uncharacterized protein LOC143526769 gives rise to the protein MTGRRSCVNSLWSGSERVRIGERLKATLAGIMELDLLRERQLELIDAVLDETGNVVDVAAQQEEANLESAADDGAATSRRQQVPPAADIVPPVPGVGEGMASRWSTLSWDVPSELLSPPTPEPVSGSPLDCDSRPSSGFYSVSGSSLSDSCYSVASEAAPGGPVKVGGTCRPLSLDHSTTPWREADQLNAQTSEGMVQKAERRPASTGELEIDGLMFLTGICSSLGPAQKGTVSSTPTTNTQLQLDPKFCSDLVSRKTKEVYPYPSPLHAVALQSPLFTSCRDPSPIRRSPSPEGHQSEETEPGQTSVRTQPPPSPSLTQLEQYITKLVHQYHSRVATEMSSRASLKMAAGLSLDGGHPRSASSSSLTGGSATPCKSLLGNSARVSLSNASKKANRNSINLGNLPSVTGEDFNISFHLNLNLNLNPNLNKTLNFDAKNLKEQVSGSCGHLSTNVITPTASPSSSSNTVTNTPNWRSRPRISTCPSTVSHRGSLEITGKTFCPLNFSKSLDWSGAPREDAEGCPPSKASESPAKLSEDSPVVCEISRVSGLPRSVVVGLMEEGVELDAECFRNERERGEGSASPCNAPTPRSSRTSVHMTYGADRPSLYSSSAASNPWSGGGGVETDYISQQHRLQVTLSDSHSTLTPQSNSPRSDHSGSAPSHTSPVLPLPHTYSDPASSPGSSHMRVHSPPRLLSNSPFTPAQLSVFRRDSPSQCSLPHFQPCSSPLEGHIRPRGGSLRQDSGAGAGWRSQERGWRRSGDGERLYQGKHASRELVRASTVSSYSGRDYSSCWEEEASAQTPKKASKYWKGLELRLWGRDEEMDRSERAGTFSRRHASLKETSNRMQEGKENNSRKKGTSWDGRSSSLRLSRRALFRSESQGFLEPRSQKREARLQTSQWCSTLEVGREGRGMECGRSLVRKEENRHSSTASLFHLSRSQSLDGSSHSLSPLSSPSLSPSPPPSAPLTRSRSFRDLGRKVFGSMRSLSFNKNQKSKKKD